A region from the Peromyscus maniculatus bairdii isolate BWxNUB_F1_BW_parent chromosome 5, HU_Pman_BW_mat_3.1, whole genome shotgun sequence genome encodes:
- the LOC102924451 gene encoding cathepsin 8-like: MTLFVLLAILCLGVATAAPSSDISLDSEWQEWKTKYGKNYSLEEERQKRTVWEENMKLVKQHNMEYSQGKNGFTMEMNAFGDMTGEEFRKMMTDIPVQTLRKRKSIQQRMVSYVPKFVDWSRRGYVTPVKRQGICNSCWAFSVAGAIEGQMFRKTGRLVSLSPQNLVDCSRPEGNLGCYEGNTYYALKYVKHNGGLEAEATYPYEAKEGRCRYRPEHSAARVTDFVFVSKNEEALMHAVATIGPISVGIDARHESFKLYRGGIYYEPNCKNDVINHSVLLVGYGYEGRESDGRKYWLIKNSHGERWGMNGYMKIARDRNNHCGIATYAIYPRV, translated from the exons ATGACTCTTTTTGTCCTCCTGGCCATTCTGTGTTTGGGAGTAGCCACAGCTGCTCCATCATCTGATATCAGTTTGGATTCTGAATGGCAGGAGTGGAAGACAAAATATGGAAAAAACTACAGCCTG gaggaagaaagacagaagagaacaGTATGGGAAGAAAACATGAAACTGGTCAAACAGCACAATATGGAATATAGCCAAGGGAAGAATGGCTTCACCATGGAAATGAATGCCTTTGGTGACATG ACTGGTGAAGAATTCAGGAAAATGATGACTGATATTCCAGTCCAGACTcttaggaaaaggaaaagtatCCAGCAACGTATGGTCAGTTATGTACCCAAATTTGTAGATTGGAGTAGGAGAGgctatgtgactcctgtgaagaGACAG GGTATATGTAATTCTTGTTGGGCTTTTTCTGTGGCTGGTGCCATAGAAGGACAGATGTTCCGAAAAACAGGCAGACTGGTCTCACTGAGTCCACAGAACCTTGTGGATTGCTCTAGACCTGAAGGCAATCTGGGATGTTATGAAGGGAATACTTACTATGCTTTAAAGTATGTAAAGCATAATGGaggtctggaggctgaggcaaccTATCCATATGAGGCAAAa GAAGGACGCTGCAGGTACCGTCCTGAACATTCTGCTGCTAGAGTCACAGACTTTGTGTTTGTCTCAAAGAATGAGGAAGCCTTAATGCATGCTGTAGCAACTATAGGGCCCATCTCTGTTGGAATTGATGCTAGACATGAATCTTTCAAGTTGTATAGGGGAG gtaTTTATTATGAGCCAAATTGCAAGAATGATGTCATCAATCACTCTGTTCTGTTAGTTGGGTATGGCTATGAAGGAAGAGAATCAGATGGCAGGAAATATTGGCTGATAAAGAACAG TCATGGTGAAAGATGGGGCATGAATGGCTACATGAAGATTGCCAGAGACAGGAACAACCACTGTGGAATTGCTACATATGCCATCTACCCCAGAGTGTAA